In Methanothrix sp., a genomic segment contains:
- the hemA gene encoding glutamyl-tRNA reductase produces the protein MSEIASMLVTHRTASIEEIERAWHGDVESILKWVQSLDAVEECAVLKTCNRVEIYVVAPRGEKVLFDLAKKARVSSRIIDFHDHDESLVHLLRLASGLESMIIGEDQILGQMKDLIQMAMRVGTTGWMLETAFKKAIQVGKRVRRETHINERSVSVGSAAVDLAEEILGDLKGKAVLVIGAGETGELISRSLLCREIGSLTVTNRTLSTAVCLAQSLGGEAVPFDDMPSCLHAADVVISATSAPHYILLKGDIEKAMAGRSSKLLIIDIANPRDVDQAAAEVPGVELHNIDSLKNISRENMMQRMAETVRVEEIIAEELQLLQAKYKRKEAEELLARLYFQAEQIKDQEVRKAMNKLSARHTLGEIEQQVLCDMSRSIVNKILSQPTKSLKERC, from the coding sequence ATGAGCGAGATAGCCTCGATGCTGGTGACTCACCGCACCGCCTCCATAGAGGAGATTGAGAGAGCCTGGCACGGTGACGTGGAGAGCATCCTCAAATGGGTACAGTCTTTGGACGCAGTGGAGGAGTGTGCTGTTCTCAAGACCTGCAACCGGGTCGAGATCTATGTGGTGGCGCCGCGGGGGGAGAAGGTGCTCTTCGACCTGGCCAAGAAAGCGCGTGTCTCCTCCCGAATCATCGATTTTCATGATCATGACGAATCCCTGGTTCACCTTCTCCGCCTGGCATCGGGCCTGGAGTCCATGATCATCGGCGAGGACCAGATCCTGGGACAGATGAAGGATCTGATCCAGATGGCGATGAGGGTGGGCACGACCGGCTGGATGTTGGAGACCGCCTTCAAGAAGGCCATTCAGGTGGGCAAGAGGGTGCGCAGGGAGACCCATATCAACGAGCGCTCAGTCTCTGTAGGCTCGGCGGCAGTTGATTTGGCGGAGGAGATCCTGGGCGACCTGAAGGGGAAGGCGGTGCTTGTGATCGGTGCTGGTGAGACGGGTGAGCTCATATCCCGGTCACTGCTCTGCCGGGAGATCGGATCTCTGACCGTCACCAACCGCACCCTCAGCACAGCAGTCTGCCTGGCGCAGAGCCTGGGAGGGGAGGCGGTCCCATTTGACGACATGCCCTCATGCCTTCATGCTGCAGATGTGGTGATCAGTGCCACCTCTGCCCCTCACTACATCCTTCTCAAGGGCGATATCGAGAAGGCAATGGCAGGCAGAAGCAGCAAATTGCTGATAATCGATATCGCCAATCCGCGTGATGTGGACCAGGCAGCAGCCGAGGTCCCGGGGGTCGAGCTGCATAACATCGACAGCCTGAAGAACATCAGCCGGGAGAATATGATGCAGAGAATGGCAGAGACGGTGAGGGTGGAGGAGATCATAGCAGAAGAGCTGCAGCTCCTCCAGGCCAAGTACAAGAGAAAGGAGGCAGAAGAGCTGCTGGCCCGGCTTTACTTCCAGGCGGAGCAGATCAAGGATCAGGAGGTCAGAAAGGCCATGAACAAGCTCTCCGCCAGGCATACCCTGGGCGAGATCGAGCAGCAGGTCCTGTGCGATATGAGCCGCTCCATTGTGAACAAGATCCTGTCCCAGCCCACCAAATCCCTGAAAGAGCGCTGCTGA
- a CDS encoding bifunctional precorrin-2 dehydrogenase/sirohydrochlorin ferrochelatase, whose protein sequence is MAGSDDHSSNRPLLPLYLDMSHRRVVIFGGGRVAERKAALFSDYGPVQVVSQSFTPALLASQDRWELTECDLRVDFKRYLQGAFIAVPATSNTQLNRSIEEEAVRMGVLVNRVEGRGEVVVPSIIRKGQISIAISTEAPGLTRYLRLRLEEELTEDYQGMARLLSRLRPELKEALPRQVDRALVIRSILEDEEVWRLLGVSNEKAYMRARSHACQDERDSLDAGDSPHRLHRGD, encoded by the coding sequence ATGGCTGGATCGGATGACCACAGCTCCAACCGCCCCCTTCTGCCCCTATATCTCGATATGAGCCACAGGAGGGTGGTGATCTTCGGCGGGGGCAGGGTGGCGGAGAGGAAGGCCGCCCTCTTTTCCGATTACGGGCCGGTGCAGGTGGTGAGCCAGAGCTTCACCCCCGCCCTTCTGGCCTCTCAAGATAGGTGGGAGCTGACGGAGTGCGACCTGAGGGTGGACTTCAAGAGATATCTGCAGGGGGCATTCATTGCCGTTCCTGCTACCAGCAACACCCAGCTCAACCGTTCGATTGAGGAGGAGGCGGTCAGGATGGGGGTGCTGGTCAACCGGGTCGAGGGCAGGGGGGAGGTGGTAGTGCCCTCGATCATCAGAAAAGGGCAGATATCCATCGCCATCTCCACTGAGGCCCCCGGCCTGACCAGATACCTCCGCCTCCGCCTGGAGGAGGAGCTGACTGAGGACTACCAGGGGATGGCAAGACTCCTCAGCCGGCTGAGGCCTGAGCTGAAGGAGGCTCTGCCCCGGCAGGTGGATCGGGCGCTGGTGATCAGGAGCATCCTGGAGGATGAGGAGGTGTGGAGGCTTCTGGGGGTCTCCAATGAAAAGGCCTATATGAGAGCCCGCTCACACGCATGCCAGGATGAGCGAGATAGCCTCGATGCTGGTGACTCACCGCACCGCCTCCATAGAGGAGATTGA
- a CDS encoding Lrp/AsnC family transcriptional regulator, translating into MDERDLELLRVAQDGLSLEERPYRIWGEALGMGEEEVISRLLAMEEEGIIRRFSATIGHRALGILANALIVWRVPPERVEEVGLAYAAAEEVTHCYERETAEDWLYNIYTMVHSRSREECLEIADRLCKNIGHKRVYRPFQREGVQEDQRQDLIPV; encoded by the coding sequence ATGGATGAGCGGGATTTAGAGCTTCTCAGGGTGGCACAGGATGGATTGAGCCTGGAGGAGAGGCCATACCGGATCTGGGGCGAGGCCCTGGGGATGGGGGAGGAGGAGGTCATATCCCGTCTCCTGGCCATGGAGGAGGAGGGCATCATCCGCCGGTTCTCCGCCACCATAGGCCACCGGGCCCTGGGGATTCTGGCCAATGCCCTCATCGTCTGGAGGGTTCCGCCGGAGAGGGTGGAGGAGGTGGGGCTGGCCTATGCCGCGGCTGAGGAGGTGACTCACTGCTATGAGAGGGAGACTGCCGAGGACTGGCTTTATAACATCTACACCATGGTCCACTCTCGCAGCAGAGAGGAGTGCCTGGAGATTGCAGACCGGCTCTGCAAGAATATCGGGCATAAGCGAGTATATCGTCCTTTTCAGCGAGAAGGAGTACAAGAAGACCAGCGCCAGGATTTGATACCAGTATGA
- a CDS encoding nitrous oxide reductase family maturation protein NosD, with product MRPIAAFILISILLIASSQARVLTVEPGGRGDAKTISAAVHQASPGDTIQIQPGRYGGAVIDRSLKIQGREGVSIEGPLSINAPNCELFDLNVSSSKDDPSLSLLSRDCRALRCTISGTKAAVSSEGPNNTILECSINSPGGIEIFAPDNQVKGCRLQGGVGVRINRTSGCLVEDCTISTLQGVLIEDSKGSRVANNTILSGGLGLVLTRSDGNEVRENNLSGGFVSGMDVLDSRANLIVANRVEGGKVGISLRAAEDCNITENHCLANERAGIYSNEARGLNLAENHLYDNGNGILLSASNDCIVRSNHVSRNVYGISLRGSGENLLRENLMELNRYHLRIDGGEGMGVPALGSYAQDIDQSNLVDGRPVCYLVGRSGTDVPEDCGFLGLVSCREVAARNLSISNSSVGILLVNSSGCRIQNGSIDSSEKGILIQESRDCIIASCEAEGCIAGFESRDSSGIQFVANRAQGCSAEGFRLDGSLNLLLLKCSSASSNGGISLHSCRLCRVQDCSAAGNAKDGLFLSLSHKCSIVGNQATSNGRGISLAGSNACILEANSATSNQRDGISLEQLSDAEVVNNTASENGQGIFVHSSKRSRIAGNTLCNNSRYGLRMSTTTSCNITSNQICSNQIAGINLVDCTDNLLYHNIIQDNLIQNAADNGNNHWDAGAELGGNYWSDHAVMGDPGDVPRLIPGRGRDRYPFQHPGGWS from the coding sequence ATGAGACCAATTGCCGCTTTCATTCTCATTTCCATTCTCCTGATAGCTTCATCCCAGGCCCGTGTCCTGACCGTCGAGCCTGGAGGCCGTGGTGATGCGAAGACCATTTCTGCTGCTGTACATCAGGCCAGTCCCGGTGATACCATCCAGATTCAACCGGGAAGGTACGGTGGCGCAGTCATCGACCGCAGCCTCAAGATCCAAGGCCGGGAGGGGGTATCAATAGAGGGACCGCTCAGCATCAATGCGCCGAATTGCGAGCTCTTTGACCTCAATGTCAGCAGCAGCAAGGATGATCCCTCTTTGAGCCTCCTCTCGCGAGACTGCCGGGCTCTTCGCTGCACCATCTCCGGGACGAAGGCGGCAGTAAGCTCGGAGGGTCCCAATAACACCATTTTGGAGTGCAGCATCAACTCTCCAGGGGGGATCGAGATCTTCGCCCCGGACAACCAGGTTAAGGGCTGCCGCCTTCAGGGCGGGGTGGGGGTGAGGATAAACCGGACCTCCGGCTGCCTGGTCGAGGATTGTACGATCTCCACTCTGCAAGGGGTGCTGATCGAGGACTCGAAGGGGAGCAGGGTGGCCAACAATACCATCCTCTCCGGTGGATTGGGCCTGGTCCTCACCCGTTCGGATGGAAATGAGGTCCGGGAAAATAACCTCAGCGGCGGATTTGTGAGCGGCATGGATGTCCTCGATTCCCGGGCAAACCTCATTGTGGCGAATAGGGTTGAGGGGGGGAAGGTGGGCATCAGCCTCAGGGCTGCAGAGGACTGCAATATAACCGAGAATCATTGCCTGGCAAATGAGAGGGCGGGAATATACAGCAATGAAGCGAGGGGATTGAACCTGGCAGAGAACCATCTTTATGATAACGGCAATGGCATACTTCTCTCCGCCTCTAACGACTGCATCGTCCGCTCCAATCACGTCTCTCGCAATGTCTACGGCATATCATTGCGCGGATCGGGAGAAAACCTCCTCCGGGAGAATCTCATGGAATTGAACCGCTACCATCTGCGCATTGATGGGGGTGAGGGCATGGGGGTTCCAGCTCTTGGCAGTTATGCTCAGGATATAGACCAGAGCAATCTGGTCGATGGCAGGCCGGTCTGCTATTTAGTGGGAAGATCGGGGACTGATGTGCCTGAGGATTGCGGCTTCCTGGGATTGGTATCCTGCCGGGAGGTGGCGGCCCGCAATCTGAGCATATCCAATAGCAGCGTGGGGATACTGCTGGTGAACTCCTCTGGCTGCCGCATTCAGAACGGCAGCATCGATTCATCAGAGAAGGGAATCCTCATCCAGGAAAGCCGTGACTGTATCATCGCCAGTTGCGAGGCCGAGGGCTGTATTGCCGGCTTTGAGAGCCGGGATTCAAGCGGCATTCAGTTTGTGGCCAACCGGGCTCAAGGCTGCTCCGCAGAGGGCTTCCGTCTGGATGGCTCTCTCAATCTGCTCCTGCTCAAGTGCAGCTCTGCCTCCTCCAACGGCGGCATATCCCTTCATAGCTGCCGGCTGTGCAGAGTGCAGGACTGTAGTGCTGCTGGCAATGCAAAGGATGGACTCTTCCTGAGCCTCTCCCATAAATGCTCTATTGTGGGCAATCAGGCCACCTCAAATGGCCGGGGCATCTCCCTTGCCGGCAGCAATGCCTGCATCCTGGAGGCCAATTCTGCCACCTCCAATCAAAGGGACGGCATATCCTTAGAGCAGCTGTCCGATGCCGAGGTGGTGAACAATACCGCCAGCGAGAACGGCCAGGGCATCTTTGTCCATTCGTCCAAGAGGTCGAGGATTGCAGGCAACACCCTCTGCAACAACAGCCGCTACGGTCTGCGCATGAGCACCACAACCAGCTGCAATATCACCAGCAATCAGATCTGCTCCAACCAGATCGCTGGCATCAATCTGGTCGACTGCACTGACAACCTCCTTTATCATAACATAATCCAAGACAACCTCATCCAGAATGCTGCGGACAACGGCAACAATCACTGGGATGCCGGGGCTGAGCTGGGCGGCAACTACTGGAGCGATCATGCCGTGATGGGCGATCCGGGGGATGTGCCCCGCCTCATCCCCGGCCGGGGCCGGGATCGTTATCCATTTCAGCATCCAGGAGGCTGGAGTTGA
- a CDS encoding PAS domain S-box protein, whose product MTGPYRILIIEDDPEHAELIRMGFRKHDEFFLDFAATGEDGLEMISQDRYDLISVDLVLPGIGGLDVLVRIRRLDPDIPVVMVSGHGTTEMVVVAFENRATKYVVKSLESFKSLPYVFENLIQEARFKISERQMRECIERSERIHRNIVENSLAGIYILQEGAFKLANPKLGDIFGCTADSLLGMPFWKLVKPDDIQCVSQLERDRQSSIPIFESKVARKDGTYRWIEFRTVPIEHEGQRAMLGNLLDITERKELEIKILRANRELEAMDRIAEICLSPHEDTDRMLTDLLTCVIAGVGGVDVGGIFLQEGSSLVLRALHGSVEILIEFIEDIQARGDLLGPAQSHQAKDGSERGWISAPVISREQRKGALVLACEEIECLPFLERASMRIGHLLDGSERARPILSACAEADERGIAQNFIP is encoded by the coding sequence ATGACAGGGCCTTATCGCATTCTTATCATTGAGGACGATCCAGAGCATGCTGAGCTGATCCGGATGGGCTTCAGGAAGCATGATGAGTTCTTCTTGGACTTTGCTGCCACCGGGGAGGATGGCCTGGAGATGATATCCCAGGATCGATACGATCTGATCTCTGTGGACCTGGTCCTGCCCGGGATTGGAGGCCTGGATGTCCTGGTGCGGATCAGAAGGCTGGACCCTGACATCCCCGTGGTCATGGTCTCGGGCCATGGCACAACGGAGATGGTGGTGGTCGCCTTTGAGAACCGGGCGACGAAATATGTGGTCAAGAGCCTGGAGAGCTTCAAGAGCCTGCCCTATGTCTTTGAAAATCTCATACAAGAGGCGCGGTTCAAGATAAGCGAGAGGCAGATGAGAGAGTGCATCGAGAGGTCGGAGAGGATTCACAGGAACATTGTGGAGAACTCACTGGCTGGCATTTATATCCTCCAGGAGGGGGCTTTCAAACTGGCCAATCCAAAGCTGGGAGATATATTCGGCTGCACTGCGGATAGCCTTCTGGGGATGCCCTTCTGGAAGCTGGTCAAACCGGACGACATCCAGTGTGTCAGCCAGCTGGAGAGGGACCGCCAGTCCAGCATACCGATCTTCGAATCAAAGGTCGCACGCAAGGATGGGACATACCGCTGGATAGAGTTCCGCACAGTGCCCATAGAGCACGAGGGGCAGAGGGCGATGCTGGGAAATCTCCTTGATATAACGGAGAGAAAGGAGCTGGAGATAAAGATCCTCAGGGCCAACCGGGAGCTGGAAGCCATGGATAGGATAGCGGAGATCTGCCTTTCTCCCCATGAGGATACAGACAGAATGCTGACCGATCTCCTGACCTGTGTCATCGCCGGGGTGGGGGGAGTGGATGTGGGAGGGATATTCCTCCAGGAGGGCAGCAGCCTGGTGCTGAGGGCCCTGCATGGCTCAGTGGAGATCCTGATTGAGTTCATCGAGGATATCCAGGCCCGCGGCGACCTTCTCGGACCGGCTCAGTCTCATCAGGCCAAAGATGGGTCAGAGAGAGGCTGGATCTCAGCCCCGGTCATCTCCAGGGAGCAGAGGAAAGGGGCGCTGGTCTTGGCCTGTGAGGAGATTGAATGCCTGCCATTTCTGGAGAGGGCATCAATGCGCATCGGGCACCTCCTGGACGGCTCTGAGAGGGCCCGCCCAATCCTCTCCGCCTGCGCCGAGGCTGATGAGAGAGGCATAGCCCAGAACTTCATCCCCTAA
- the aroC gene encoding chorismate synthase, whose product MPGSSFGGLFCITTWGESHGRAVGVVLDGCPAGLELKEDDIQKELDRRRPGQSRASTQRKEEDRVEILSGIFEGETTGTPISMLIWNRDADSGSYDLLRERPRPGHADYAYQMRYGRRDHRGGGRSSARETAGRVAAGAVAKKLLLKEGIEVVAYVTEMGGIEARIDSGDLAELQARAEANPIRCPDREAAERMMVLLDAVRQEGDSLGGMVTIIARGVPPGLGDPVFDKLDADLAKGLMSLGAVKAVEIGAGLGCARMRGSEMNDPLRVKEGRISFESNNAGGITGGISTGEDIVCRIAVKPTPSIARRQHTVDLKSRKDVEIEIKGRHDPAIPPRMVPVAEAMVAIVLADHLLRQRVVRL is encoded by the coding sequence ATGCCCGGCAGCTCTTTTGGAGGGCTCTTTTGCATCACCACCTGGGGCGAGTCACATGGCAGAGCAGTGGGGGTGGTCCTGGACGGCTGCCCTGCAGGCCTGGAATTGAAGGAGGATGATATCCAAAAGGAGCTGGACCGCAGGCGTCCGGGCCAGAGCCGGGCCTCCACCCAGAGAAAGGAGGAGGACCGGGTGGAGATACTCTCCGGCATCTTCGAGGGAGAGACCACCGGCACCCCCATATCAATGCTCATCTGGAACCGGGATGCAGATTCCGGCAGCTACGACCTTCTGCGTGAGAGGCCCCGGCCCGGGCATGCCGATTATGCCTATCAGATGAGGTATGGCAGGCGCGACCACCGGGGAGGGGGGAGATCCTCTGCCCGGGAGACGGCGGGCAGGGTGGCAGCAGGGGCAGTGGCCAAGAAGCTTCTCTTAAAGGAGGGCATAGAGGTGGTCGCTTATGTGACCGAGATGGGGGGGATCGAGGCCAGGATCGATTCAGGGGATCTGGCCGAGCTCCAGGCCCGGGCAGAGGCCAACCCCATTCGTTGCCCGGATCGGGAGGCAGCAGAGAGGATGATGGTGCTATTGGATGCCGTCCGGCAGGAGGGCGATAGCCTGGGTGGGATGGTGACGATCATCGCCCGCGGGGTGCCCCCAGGTCTGGGGGATCCGGTCTTCGATAAGCTGGATGCCGACCTGGCCAAGGGGCTCATGAGCCTGGGTGCAGTGAAGGCGGTGGAGATAGGGGCTGGCCTTGGCTGCGCCAGGATGAGGGGGAGCGAGATGAACGATCCTCTGCGAGTGAAGGAGGGGAGGATCAGCTTTGAGAGCAACAATGCGGGGGGCATTACAGGAGGGATATCCACTGGAGAGGATATAGTCTGCCGGATAGCAGTCAAGCCCACCCCCTCCATTGCAAGAAGGCAGCATACCGTGGACCTGAAGAGCAGAAAGGATGTGGAGATAGAGATCAAAGGGAGGCACGACCCGGCCATACCCCCCAGAATGGTGCCCGTGGCCGAGGCCATGGTGGCTATCGTCCTGGCGGACCATCTCCTGCGTCAGAGAGTGGTAAGGCTCTGA
- a CDS encoding molybdopterin biosynthesis protein translates to MPKEFRSLISLQQAKSIIFDHLPTVQERSVALGSSLGCILAEKVISSLDVPGFSRASMDGYAVLSQDTIEAREDRPVSLRLAGSVPMGRKPEIAISRGEAAEVSTGSMMPQGADAVVMIEYSQVGEGMVHIRRPVFGGENVQAAGSDISFGEAVLFPGTPVAAREIGVLAALGRERVRVRSLHIGLASTGAELVPPGRELSSGQIHDINSYTIAAGVEECGACPRGYGILPDDRGEMAKALLRMAEECDMILVSGSTSAGVGDMIYQVLEEIGELIFHGVNLKPGKPTLFGMIQGKPCIGLPGYPTSALTVFTELVAPAIRSALGLEHSENKIAGRLAGPLRTEGRQQMMAVGISGDLVYPVDKGSGSITTLALADGVIEIPAGVEFLEGGSPVQVKLFSPFQAPCLVVAGENSLLLERLAEDLPWRLMLLNTGSYRGRIYLEDGIADLAAVWGPAQEGSGEGTETIWRGSRRLGLIYRDPSALADLADRRIVGWPGDSRMKGSFEQALKGLGVDPPVYARLAKTHSAVAATIASGRADLGFGEEEAASQAGLGFQPVAEVELQLLAGAGRGRDPRMQSLISALPLSPP, encoded by the coding sequence ATGCCCAAGGAATTTCGCAGCCTCATCTCACTTCAGCAAGCAAAATCGATCATCTTCGACCATCTGCCCACAGTTCAGGAGAGGTCAGTCGCCCTGGGCTCCTCTCTGGGCTGCATCCTGGCGGAGAAGGTCATATCCAGCCTGGATGTGCCCGGCTTCAGCCGCGCCTCCATGGATGGTTATGCCGTCCTCTCCCAGGACACAATCGAGGCCCGGGAGGACAGGCCCGTCTCCTTGCGCCTAGCAGGATCGGTGCCCATGGGCAGGAAGCCCGAGATCGCGATCTCTCGAGGAGAGGCAGCAGAGGTCTCCACCGGCTCCATGATGCCTCAGGGTGCTGATGCCGTGGTGATGATCGAGTACTCCCAGGTCGGGGAGGGGATGGTTCACATCCGCAGGCCGGTATTCGGGGGGGAGAACGTTCAGGCAGCAGGAAGCGACATATCCTTCGGGGAGGCGGTCCTCTTTCCGGGCACGCCAGTTGCCGCGCGGGAGATAGGCGTTCTGGCTGCCCTGGGCAGGGAGAGGGTCCGGGTGCGGAGCCTGCATATAGGCCTGGCCTCCACCGGCGCGGAGCTCGTCCCCCCGGGCAGAGAGCTCTCCTCGGGCCAGATCCATGATATCAACAGCTACACCATAGCCGCAGGGGTGGAGGAGTGTGGAGCCTGCCCCAGGGGCTATGGCATCCTGCCTGACGATAGAGGGGAGATGGCAAAGGCCCTCTTGAGGATGGCAGAAGAGTGCGATATGATCCTGGTGAGCGGCAGCACCTCCGCCGGGGTGGGGGATATGATCTATCAGGTTCTGGAGGAGATCGGGGAGCTGATCTTCCATGGGGTGAACCTCAAGCCGGGAAAGCCCACCCTCTTCGGGATGATCCAGGGCAAGCCCTGTATCGGGCTGCCCGGCTATCCCACCAGTGCTCTGACTGTCTTCACTGAGCTTGTCGCCCCGGCCATACGCTCTGCTCTGGGCCTGGAGCATAGTGAGAATAAGATCGCAGGAAGGCTGGCCGGGCCGTTGCGCACTGAAGGACGGCAGCAGATGATGGCAGTGGGCATATCCGGGGATCTGGTCTATCCAGTGGATAAGGGCAGTGGCTCGATCACCACACTGGCCCTGGCAGATGGCGTGATAGAGATCCCAGCGGGGGTGGAGTTCCTGGAAGGGGGCTCGCCGGTCCAGGTCAAGCTCTTCTCTCCCTTCCAGGCCCCCTGTCTGGTGGTGGCAGGAGAGAACTCCCTCCTCCTGGAGAGGCTGGCTGAGGATCTGCCCTGGAGGCTGATGCTCTTGAACACCGGCTCATACCGGGGAAGGATCTATTTGGAGGACGGCATTGCAGACCTGGCAGCTGTCTGGGGCCCGGCCCAGGAGGGCTCTGGGGAAGGGACAGAGACCATCTGGAGGGGCAGCAGAAGGCTGGGGCTGATCTACAGGGACCCTTCTGCTCTGGCCGATCTGGCCGATCGGAGGATTGTGGGCTGGCCTGGGGACTCGAGGATGAAGGGCTCATTCGAGCAGGCCCTGAAGGGATTGGGCGTCGATCCACCCGTCTATGCCCGCCTGGCCAAGACCCACTCTGCTGTGGCGGCCACCATCGCCTCAGGCCGGGCGGACCTGGGGTTTGGAGAAGAGGAGGCGGCAAGCCAGGCCGGCCTGGGATTCCAGCCAGTAGCAGAGGTTGAGCTGCAGCTTCTGGCTGGAGCCGGGAGAGGAAGAGATCCCAGGATGCAATCGCTTATCTCTGCCCTGCCTCTCTCGCCGCCATAG
- a CDS encoding DNA primase regulatory subunit PriL — protein MRISDYPFTQEAAEAVRGKNISLDSLLYRSLFQAVRSRAAERLRGAIGEAIPEGGAKSESEQLFELLSYPLARVMVSCLNDPLLLRRYALAEAKLAFKRMQQEKEGLVVLANDLGINPQGPGPWKIHFSEYIRAAYRMRSPKWKLTNRDLADGYLTVTDVELRRLLEEAIRERVLRGLPVPVDEGLCQSLEEYLAPARRELEALAARQKMDLGEVREGAFPPCIKKMLDDVSRGTNLAHSARFALVSFLLQINMTPGGGDRPLCRQPGLRPGPHPLPGGAHRRSDRNPL, from the coding sequence ATGAGGATATCGGACTATCCTTTCACTCAAGAGGCAGCAGAGGCGGTTCGCGGCAAGAACATCTCCCTGGATAGCCTTCTCTACAGATCCCTCTTCCAGGCAGTGCGCTCCAGAGCAGCAGAACGCCTGCGAGGGGCAATAGGCGAGGCCATTCCCGAGGGGGGGGCGAAGAGCGAGTCAGAGCAGCTCTTTGAACTGCTCAGCTATCCACTGGCCAGGGTAATGGTCTCCTGCCTGAATGATCCCCTCCTCCTGCGCCGTTATGCCCTGGCAGAGGCCAAGCTGGCCTTCAAGAGGATGCAGCAGGAGAAGGAGGGGCTGGTTGTTCTGGCCAACGATCTGGGGATCAACCCTCAGGGGCCGGGTCCCTGGAAGATCCATTTCTCTGAGTACATCCGGGCGGCATACCGCATGCGCAGCCCCAAATGGAAGCTGACCAATCGCGATCTGGCAGACGGATATCTCACAGTTACCGATGTTGAGCTAAGGCGGCTCTTGGAGGAGGCGATCCGGGAGAGGGTCCTCAGGGGTCTGCCGGTACCCGTGGACGAGGGGCTCTGTCAGAGCCTGGAGGAGTACCTCGCCCCGGCCAGGAGGGAGCTGGAGGCTCTGGCCGCCAGGCAGAAGATGGATTTGGGTGAGGTGAGAGAGGGCGCTTTTCCCCCCTGCATCAAGAAGATGCTCGATGATGTCTCCCGGGGCACCAACCTGGCCCACAGCGCCCGGTTTGCCCTGGTCAGCTTCCTCCTGCAGATCAATATGACTCCCGGAGGAGGTGATCGCCCTCTTTGCCGCCAGCCCGGACTTCGACCAGGACCGCACCCGCTACCAGGTGGAGCACATCGCCGGAGCGACAGGAACCCGCTATAA
- the pcn gene encoding proliferating cell nuclear antigen (pcna): MFKAVINAETLRDAIDSVSSLVDEVKFSISEGGLELKAVDPANVAMVSLKIGSEAFEYLKADPGEIGVDLVRLSDVLSMADRGQNVQLELDEENHKLKIGVGSLSYTLSLIDPTAIRKEPRIPDLDLPAHVTLPGQELRRAVKAAEKVSDHVILGVSDEGFYMEAKGDIDSLRLKIPSTELLGMKPGEARSLFSLDYLEDMSKSINKAGEVTLEMGIDYPLRLVFKLGQSVDINYLLAPRIETE, translated from the coding sequence ATGTTCAAGGCAGTAATCAATGCAGAAACTCTGCGCGATGCAATCGACTCGGTCTCATCTCTCGTGGATGAGGTTAAGTTCTCCATATCTGAAGGCGGTCTGGAGCTGAAGGCAGTAGATCCTGCGAACGTGGCCATGGTATCTCTCAAGATAGGCAGCGAAGCCTTCGAGTATTTGAAGGCCGATCCGGGTGAGATCGGCGTGGACCTGGTTCGCTTAAGCGATGTCTTGAGCATGGCCGATAGAGGGCAGAATGTGCAGTTGGAGTTGGATGAGGAGAACCATAAGCTGAAGATCGGCGTGGGCTCACTCTCCTACACCCTGAGCCTTATCGATCCCACGGCCATAAGAAAGGAACCGCGCATCCCCGATCTGGACCTGCCAGCCCATGTGACGCTCCCCGGCCAGGAGCTGAGAAGGGCAGTCAAGGCGGCGGAAAAGGTGAGCGACCATGTGATCCTGGGCGTCTCTGATGAGGGCTTTTATATGGAGGCCAAAGGGGATATCGACTCCCTCAGGCTCAAGATCCCCAGCACTGAGCTGCTGGGCATGAAGCCGGGCGAGGCGAGGAGCCTCTTCTCCCTGGACTACCTGGAGGATATGTCAAAGTCCATAAACAAAGCAGGGGAGGTCACACTGGAGATGGGCATAGATTATCCCCTGAGGTTGGTCTTCAAGCTCGGCCAGTCAGTGGACATCAACTATCTCCTCGCTCCCCGCATTGAGACGGAATGA
- a CDS encoding transcription factor S, translated as MEFCPQCKSMMIPKDGMMVCRKCGHKLPKAASESLVSRTEQLSRVVPVLEQESAGLPTTTARCPECGNNVAYWWLRQLRSADESEVRFFRCTKCNNTWREYD; from the coding sequence ATGGAATTCTGTCCCCAATGCAAGAGCATGATGATACCCAAAGATGGAATGATGGTCTGCCGCAAGTGCGGCCATAAGCTGCCCAAAGCTGCCAGCGAGTCCCTGGTCAGCAGAACTGAGCAGCTTTCTCGCGTGGTTCCAGTGCTGGAGCAGGAGTCAGCCGGCCTTCCCACCACCACAGCCCGCTGCCCGGAGTGCGGCAACAATGTCGCATACTGGTGGCTGCGCCAGTTGCGCAGTGCTGATGAGAGCGAGGTTCGGTTCTTCCGCTGCACCAAATGTAATAATACCTGGCGAGAGTATGACTAA